A genomic stretch from Rubripirellula reticaptiva includes:
- a CDS encoding GMC family oxidoreductase, whose product MNRTDWIIVGAGVAGCTLARQLGSQQTGSQPGRRVTIIEPCVSPDSDSPPPIDQQRPSRWLTLLGSGDDWNLSTEPSEHLAGRKIVWPRGRGIGGSARINAMIWFPPTEVDFACWESASGGRRSIRQWRDAYQVAESIVCPESPCWISEASRRFLSVAETLPDASPMIYQRINRNGRRLDWAPMLKNTDVVRATVDRVLFKGDRAVGVSIIKDGSPSELTSRCGVILCAGSIATPTILMRSGIGDASELSRHGIDVRVDRPMVGHKLKDHLVMPVIFETNFKDTFRLNPSARDVARWQVMGTGPVVSNLAESGGLFRGGEFQVHVTPTHYLTFPADSVAPMMTLAINLTRSKSSGQITIPSRDARSQPTIHPNYLSDASDGDRLVSAVNDIRKLVGQSSLAQCITKEVIPGNRRIDERSIKQSIARFSQTLYHPVGSCRYGDQIDTPVDADFRVRGTGGLWVADASALPDLPSGNPTAAVMTWAILAAESIAG is encoded by the coding sequence ATGAATCGAACTGATTGGATCATCGTCGGTGCCGGTGTTGCAGGATGCACACTCGCCCGTCAATTGGGTTCGCAGCAAACGGGTTCGCAGCCGGGACGCCGCGTCACGATCATCGAACCCTGTGTATCGCCCGATTCCGATTCGCCGCCGCCGATCGATCAGCAACGTCCATCACGTTGGTTAACGTTGTTGGGGTCCGGCGACGATTGGAATTTGTCGACCGAACCGAGCGAGCATCTGGCCGGTCGTAAGATTGTGTGGCCGCGCGGCCGAGGTATCGGCGGCAGCGCGCGAATCAACGCGATGATTTGGTTCCCGCCGACCGAAGTGGACTTCGCCTGTTGGGAATCGGCAAGCGGTGGCCGTCGATCGATACGACAGTGGCGAGATGCATATCAAGTCGCCGAGTCGATCGTGTGTCCCGAATCACCTTGCTGGATCAGTGAAGCGTCACGACGGTTTCTGTCCGTCGCCGAGACTCTTCCCGATGCCTCGCCAATGATTTACCAGCGAATCAATCGCAACGGTCGGCGACTGGATTGGGCACCCATGTTGAAGAACACAGACGTCGTTCGCGCTACCGTTGATCGAGTCTTGTTCAAAGGCGACCGGGCCGTCGGTGTCTCGATCATCAAAGACGGATCACCGAGCGAACTAACCAGTCGTTGCGGAGTCATCCTGTGTGCCGGATCAATTGCAACGCCAACGATACTGATGCGCAGCGGTATCGGTGACGCTAGCGAACTCTCACGCCACGGAATCGACGTTCGCGTGGATCGACCGATGGTTGGACACAAGTTAAAGGATCACTTGGTGATGCCGGTGATCTTTGAAACCAATTTCAAAGATACCTTTCGGCTAAATCCTTCGGCCCGGGATGTTGCACGCTGGCAAGTGATGGGCACGGGGCCAGTTGTTTCAAACCTCGCCGAGAGCGGTGGGCTTTTTCGGGGTGGCGAGTTTCAAGTGCATGTTACGCCGACGCATTACTTGACGTTTCCGGCCGACAGTGTCGCACCGATGATGACGCTGGCGATTAATCTGACTCGTTCGAAATCGAGCGGTCAAATTACAATTCCTTCGCGTGACGCGCGTTCGCAACCGACGATTCACCCAAACTATCTCTCCGACGCAAGTGATGGTGATCGGTTGGTCAGCGCCGTCAATGACATTCGAAAGTTGGTTGGCCAATCGTCGCTTGCGCAGTGCATCACCAAAGAGGTGATTCCCGGCAACCGGCGAATTGATGAACGATCGATCAAGCAGTCGATCGCACGCTTTTCACAAACGTTGTACCACCCGGTCGGGTCGTGTCGGTACGGCGATCAAATCGATACACCGGTGGACGCTGACTTCCGAGTTCGCGGAACTGGGGGGCTTTGGGTCGCTGATGCTTCGGCACTGCCTGATTTGCCAAGTGGGAATCCGACTGCAGCGGTGATGACGTGGGCAATTTTGGCGGCTGAGTCGATCGCAGGATAG
- a CDS encoding low molecular weight phosphatase family protein — protein sequence MRFYPLVWILAISVAVSTNLIASEPVKLNEPLADYTKQRQSEFDQIPVSRRSELAELADQVRDAIAAGGQVNLHFICTHNSRRSHLAQIWATVAAADRGIEGVNTFSGGTEATAMNVRIVAALGRAGFDVATAASDVPNPRYDVRYSHAASPIVCFSKVYDQSPNPSAGYCAVMVCSDADANCPVVRGAATRLVIKYVDPKESDGTPQESDTYDERCAQVAREMLYAFSLLS from the coding sequence ATGCGTTTCTACCCCTTGGTTTGGATATTGGCGATATCGGTGGCGGTTTCCACAAATTTGATAGCGAGCGAACCTGTGAAATTAAATGAACCACTTGCTGACTACACAAAGCAGCGGCAGTCTGAATTTGATCAGATTCCTGTTTCACGGCGATCCGAGTTGGCAGAGTTGGCCGACCAAGTTCGCGATGCGATCGCGGCGGGCGGTCAAGTCAATTTACACTTCATCTGTACGCATAATTCTCGCCGCAGCCATCTGGCTCAAATTTGGGCGACGGTTGCGGCGGCGGACCGAGGAATCGAAGGCGTCAACACGTTTTCGGGCGGTACAGAAGCCACCGCAATGAATGTGCGTATCGTCGCTGCCTTGGGCCGAGCCGGATTTGATGTGGCCACCGCAGCGAGCGACGTGCCCAATCCGCGGTACGACGTTCGATACAGCCATGCTGCATCCCCGATCGTTTGCTTTTCAAAAGTCTATGATCAGTCGCCAAATCCAAGTGCTGGATACTGTGCGGTGATGGTTTGCAGTGACGCGGATGCTAATTGCCCGGTCGTTCGTGGTGCCGCCACGCGATTGGTGATCAAGTATGTTGATCCCAAAGAATCGGACGGCACACCTCAGGAATCGGATACTTACGACGAGCGATGTGCCCAGGTCGCCCGAGAAATGCTGTACGCGTTTTCGTTGTTGTCGTGA
- a CDS encoding amino acid aminotransferase: MTESSKIPPRFSVVATAPPDSILGLNEAFAADTNPEKMNLSVGVYKDVSGQTPVLRCVKAAEQRLVDGEKTKGYLPIDGQADYRTHVRKLVFGDTIDASRIAVLQTPGGTGALRESAAFLSSQIPGARVWISNPTWANHQAIFASENVPYDSYRYLAADKKSFDVDGMIDDLTTKTRPGDAVLLHACCHNPTGVDPTAEQWNMIAALLSEKQLLPIIDFAYQGFGHGLDEDAVAIRAITNVCDEAIVCSSFSKNFGLYSERVGAVSVVSADSATSAAVQSQLKALVRSNYSNPPRHGAAIVATILDDADLTQMWHAELTEMRTRIRQLRSQFVETMKTTGAGHDFSFLLDQNGMFSFSGLNPMQVDELRQKYSIYIVGSGRINVAGMSEDRMDHLCKVVAAVIEG; this comes from the coding sequence ATGACCGAATCCTCGAAAATTCCGCCACGTTTTTCTGTTGTCGCAACCGCCCCCCCCGATTCAATCCTGGGGTTGAACGAAGCCTTTGCGGCCGACACGAACCCGGAAAAGATGAACCTCAGCGTCGGCGTCTACAAAGACGTATCGGGGCAAACGCCGGTGCTGCGCTGTGTCAAAGCGGCTGAGCAACGATTGGTTGATGGTGAAAAGACGAAAGGCTACCTGCCGATCGATGGCCAAGCCGACTACCGTACGCACGTCCGAAAATTGGTTTTTGGCGACACGATCGACGCATCCCGAATCGCAGTGCTGCAGACGCCCGGCGGAACCGGCGCGCTACGCGAATCGGCTGCGTTTCTTAGCAGCCAGATCCCGGGTGCGCGAGTCTGGATTTCAAACCCGACCTGGGCTAACCACCAAGCCATCTTCGCCTCCGAAAATGTCCCCTACGATTCGTATCGATACCTAGCCGCCGACAAGAAGTCTTTTGACGTCGACGGCATGATCGACGACCTAACCACCAAGACCCGCCCGGGCGATGCAGTTTTGCTGCACGCCTGTTGCCACAATCCGACCGGCGTCGACCCAACCGCCGAGCAATGGAACATGATCGCGGCGCTGTTATCGGAAAAGCAACTGCTGCCGATCATCGACTTTGCCTACCAAGGTTTCGGTCACGGGCTCGATGAAGACGCGGTCGCCATCCGTGCGATCACGAATGTATGCGACGAAGCAATCGTGTGCAGTTCATTTTCAAAGAACTTCGGCTTGTACAGTGAACGAGTCGGTGCGGTGTCGGTCGTTTCGGCTGATAGTGCAACGTCGGCGGCCGTCCAAAGTCAATTGAAAGCACTTGTCCGCAGCAACTACAGCAACCCGCCTCGCCACGGCGCGGCGATCGTGGCGACCATCTTGGACGATGCTGATCTGACACAAATGTGGCATGCCGAATTGACTGAAATGCGAACGCGAATTCGTCAACTGCGTTCACAGTTTGTCGAAACCATGAAGACAACCGGCGCGGGACACGACTTCAGTTTCTTGCTCGATCAAAACGGAATGTTCTCGTTCAGCGGACTCAACCCGATGCAAGTCGACGAACTTCGCCAGAAATACAGTATCTACATCGTCGGCAGCGGCCGAATCAACGTCGCCGGAATGAGCGAAGATCGCATGGACCATCTATGCAAAGTGGTCGCCGCCGTGATCGAAGGCTAG
- a CDS encoding ATP-binding response regulator, with protein sequence MNDEVLQRGIRNWTFNIGRYSIAIFSTAIVIWFRSLLQPWLNEECPFSLFYLSVLLTAWVSGSGPAVLAIVLGTLSAAQFFIPPASSLLIEGVPELVQLTIYVIVNCVAVLLFDRAERQRRLAENRATENVRLGTDLQLADKRKDEFLALLAHELRNPLAPILSSMALLERSEGSTETVRRVREVVSRQTEHLIRITDDLLEVSRFCRGHIELLVEQLDLRDSIRDAVEMIEGAFAEKSQRFQSVIPDSPVWVDGDRVRLAQLTANLLGNASKYTPASGHVCLFVDQCNGFAHVTIKDSGIGLAAEYAERIFEPFVQVDTSRTREYGGLGVGLTIAKRLIELHHGNLSVESRGPGLGSTFTVQLPLHPNPLVETNLDTSDINRLGTLDLNTGCSGIVSIDQPNKLLLVDDNQDAAKMLRDLFESSGYQVELAADGVEAINQALRFRPSVIVMDIGLPGMDGYEAARQLRRSQHFTHVKLIALTGWGSKQDRELASQAGFDLHLVKPVAFDELLNFVRDLEMGRRQVSQAVN encoded by the coding sequence TTGAACGACGAGGTATTGCAACGCGGCATTCGAAATTGGACGTTCAATATTGGACGCTATTCAATCGCCATATTCAGTACTGCGATCGTCATTTGGTTTCGTTCGTTATTGCAACCTTGGTTGAACGAAGAATGCCCGTTCAGTCTTTTTTACTTGAGCGTTCTGCTGACTGCCTGGGTGTCAGGCTCTGGCCCCGCTGTGTTGGCAATTGTGCTTGGCACTCTGTCGGCAGCTCAGTTCTTTATTCCTCCTGCCAGTAGCCTTTTGATCGAAGGTGTTCCCGAACTGGTTCAATTGACCATTTATGTAATTGTCAACTGCGTCGCTGTTTTGCTTTTTGACCGTGCTGAGCGGCAACGTCGCTTGGCCGAAAATCGAGCAACGGAAAATGTTCGTTTAGGAACTGATCTTCAACTAGCGGACAAGCGTAAAGACGAGTTTCTGGCGTTGCTGGCACACGAACTGCGAAACCCATTGGCACCCATTCTTTCAAGCATGGCGTTGTTAGAACGAAGTGAGGGATCAACTGAGACGGTACGGCGGGTGCGTGAGGTGGTAAGTCGTCAGACTGAGCATTTGATTCGGATCACCGACGACCTGCTAGAAGTGTCTCGTTTCTGTCGCGGACACATTGAGCTTCTGGTCGAACAACTTGATCTGCGCGATTCCATACGCGACGCCGTGGAGATGATCGAAGGGGCGTTTGCAGAGAAGTCGCAGCGATTTCAATCAGTCATTCCAGACTCGCCAGTATGGGTCGACGGCGATCGCGTTCGCTTAGCACAGTTGACAGCAAATCTGCTGGGAAATGCGTCGAAGTATACTCCTGCATCAGGGCATGTCTGCTTGTTCGTAGACCAATGCAACGGATTTGCGCACGTTACAATTAAGGATTCCGGAATAGGTCTTGCCGCTGAGTATGCCGAGCGAATCTTTGAACCTTTCGTTCAAGTCGACACCAGCCGGACTCGCGAATATGGCGGGTTGGGCGTTGGTTTGACGATCGCAAAGCGATTGATTGAGCTGCACCACGGCAATCTGTCAGTCGAAAGCCGGGGGCCGGGACTGGGCAGCACGTTTACGGTCCAGCTTCCCTTGCATCCCAATCCACTAGTCGAAACGAATCTTGACACGTCGGACATCAATCGACTTGGTACTCTTGATTTAAACACCGGTTGCAGCGGTATAGTATCGATTGACCAACCTAACAAGTTGCTCTTAGTGGATGACAACCAAGATGCCGCCAAGATGTTACGCGATCTTTTCGAGTCATCCGGTTATCAAGTCGAGCTTGCGGCTGATGGAGTTGAGGCAATCAACCAAGCATTGAGATTCCGTCCGTCCGTCATTGTTATGGACATTGGATTGCCTGGGATGGACGGCTATGAAGCGGCTCGTCAACTGCGTCGCTCCCAGCATTTCACCCACGTTAAGCTGATTGCACTGACGGGCTGGGGGAGTAAGCAAGACCGAGAACTCGCATCGCAAGCGGGGTTTGATCTGCACTTGGTAAAGCCAGTCGCGTTCGATGAGCTGTTAAATTTTGTCCGCGATCTTGAAATGGGACGACGCCAAGTTTCACAAGCGGTTAACTAA
- a CDS encoding response regulator, translating into MLVLSRRAQQQITFPGLDITLSILQVRGRIVKIGIEAPTDIKVKRSEVVDVEVQPNSEFDSLLTSDSEWGEEEHRRRNQLNTLQLLVDAVQLQLRRGDDVDAKRLIGSLLDKLDVANYEISSPDTCQDKTGATAFRQLRVLVVEDSENERGLMTYLLASHGFVVYVARDGAEALSQLRHGCGLPDVVLMDIDMPFGNGIETLQYIRHDVMLSQLMVYAVTGSRRNLDNEPVGRGWDRWFSKPVDVRQLVDAIREDCSTDQLGTHQRTLPSDACKVQP; encoded by the coding sequence ATGCTGGTTCTATCTCGACGTGCGCAGCAACAAATTACGTTCCCCGGTTTGGACATCACGCTCAGCATCCTTCAGGTGCGAGGGCGCATTGTTAAAATAGGGATTGAAGCTCCCACTGATATCAAAGTCAAACGTTCTGAAGTGGTGGACGTTGAGGTGCAACCAAATTCTGAATTTGATTCTCTCTTAACGAGCGATTCAGAATGGGGAGAAGAGGAGCATCGCCGACGTAACCAGTTAAACACTCTGCAACTTCTTGTGGATGCTGTTCAGTTGCAGTTGCGACGGGGCGATGATGTTGACGCAAAAAGGCTGATCGGTTCGCTCCTCGATAAGCTCGACGTCGCGAACTACGAGATTTCGTCTCCTGATACTTGCCAGGATAAAACAGGGGCGACGGCGTTTCGTCAGCTGCGCGTTCTAGTGGTGGAAGACTCTGAGAACGAACGCGGCTTGATGACGTATCTGCTGGCGTCGCATGGGTTCGTCGTCTACGTCGCTCGCGACGGGGCCGAAGCCCTCAGCCAATTGCGACACGGTTGTGGCCTACCTGATGTGGTGTTGATGGACATCGACATGCCCTTCGGCAATGGCATCGAAACATTGCAATACATTCGCCACGACGTGATGCTCAGCCAACTGATGGTCTATGCGGTGACAGGCTCCCGCCGCAACCTGGACAATGAGCCAGTCGGACGTGGCTGGGATCGCTGGTTTTCCAAGCCTGTCGATGTTCGGCAGTTGGTGGACGCAATTCGCGAAGATTGTTCGACCGATCAGCTCGGCACTCATCAACGGACTCTTCCATCGGATGCGTGCAAGGTGCAGCCTTGA
- a CDS encoding transposase: MRWKKQFGGMKSDEAKRLRELEIENRRLEALLAEAELDRRIPKVAAEGNF; this comes from the coding sequence ATGAGATGGAAGAAGCAGTTCGGCGGGATGAAGTCTGATGAGGCGAAGCGACTTCGAGAACTTGAAATCGAGAATCGCCGACTCGAAGCGCTACTTGCTGAAGCCGAATTGGACAGGCGAATTCCGAAGGTGGCTGCTGAGGGAAACTTCTAA
- a CDS encoding IS3 family transposase has protein sequence MESQRRACSTLGQPSSSQRYQASPKEDKQRLVARILELVGEFPRYGYRMFTRLLRKEGWKVNFKRIYRLWKREGLKVPVKKAKKRQIGNPDGGITRSKAEHPNHVWSIDFIFDRTENGRPLKALSVIDEFTRES, from the coding sequence GTGGAGTCGCAACGTCGGGCGTGCAGCACTCTCGGCCAGCCTTCGAGCTCTCAGCGATACCAAGCGAGTCCGAAAGAAGACAAGCAGCGATTGGTTGCTCGAATCCTTGAGTTGGTCGGTGAGTTTCCTCGATACGGCTATCGCATGTTCACGCGACTGCTTCGGAAGGAAGGATGGAAAGTGAATTTCAAACGAATCTATCGACTCTGGAAACGTGAAGGCTTGAAAGTGCCGGTAAAGAAAGCGAAGAAACGACAGATCGGAAATCCTGACGGCGGCATCACCCGGAGCAAGGCCGAGCATCCCAATCATGTTTGGTCGATCGACTTCATCTTCGATCGAACCGAGAATGGGCGTCCGTTGAAGGCCCTGTCGGTGATCGACGAGTTCACTCGCGAGTCATAG
- a CDS encoding integrase core domain-containing protein, whose amino-acid sequence MSLSFIRSDNGPEFICKSLREFLGFIEVGASYIELARRWQNGFVESFHGRLRDQCLACELFFGLYKARAVIGRWRQMYNHRRPHSELGGLTPAEFVLGIKDWVSTRIAFFKSSRKL is encoded by the coding sequence GTGTCCCTTTCGTTCATTCGCAGTGACAATGGCCCCGAGTTCATCTGCAAGTCGTTGCGCGAGTTTCTCGGATTCATCGAAGTCGGAGCTTCGTACATCGAGCTCGCGAGACGCTGGCAAAATGGATTCGTGGAGAGCTTCCACGGCCGCCTGCGTGACCAATGCCTCGCCTGCGAACTGTTCTTTGGACTTTATAAAGCCAGGGCAGTGATCGGACGCTGGCGTCAAATGTACAACCACCGGCGTCCGCATAGCGAGCTCGGTGGTCTTACCCCGGCGGAGTTTGTCCTGGGAATAAAAGATTGGGTCAGCACACGGATCGCGTTTTTCAAGTCGTCGCGAAAGCTTTGA
- a CDS encoding HD domain-containing protein: protein MSSKLRRQIAWQAARLMHSRDVTEYYQAKQKAARAMVRGWVKPADLPSNAEIREQVQILARLHEGSRPANQLRSMRLRALWWMKRLEEFHPKLIGSVWTGGIREGSDIDIHVFTNHPDTIAMRVDALGGAYTVERKRVVKVGQSRVFTHIHIRDEYPIELTVYSTSLLGFRFRSSITGKPIEHALTGELEKRIQIEHGVDPDQLQANLNDMDTRPDRWTVFLALLMPLENVRENPRFHPEGDVLHHSLQVYDLAKDEAAYDEDFLLAALLHDVGKAIDPGDHVAAGLEALDGFVSERTEWLIHHHMDAHKIRDHSLGARRRRRLAEHPWFDDLMRLNDCDVAGRVAGAETSSLEEALDYIEQLEDMFG from the coding sequence ATGTCTTCTAAACTTCGCCGCCAAATCGCTTGGCAGGCAGCGCGTTTGATGCACTCCCGTGACGTCACGGAATACTATCAAGCCAAACAAAAGGCCGCGCGGGCGATGGTCCGGGGCTGGGTCAAACCGGCGGACTTGCCCAGCAATGCGGAGATCCGTGAACAGGTCCAAATCCTGGCTCGGCTACACGAGGGCTCGCGTCCGGCAAACCAGCTCAGGTCGATGCGACTGCGAGCGTTGTGGTGGATGAAACGGCTTGAAGAATTTCATCCCAAGTTGATCGGCAGCGTTTGGACGGGCGGAATCCGTGAAGGTTCTGACATCGACATCCACGTGTTCACCAATCATCCCGACACGATTGCGATGCGAGTCGATGCACTCGGTGGGGCGTATACGGTCGAGCGAAAGCGGGTCGTGAAAGTTGGCCAGTCGCGGGTTTTCACGCACATTCACATCCGCGATGAGTATCCGATTGAGTTGACGGTCTATTCGACATCGCTGTTGGGGTTTCGATTTCGCAGCTCGATTACCGGCAAGCCGATCGAACATGCTTTGACGGGCGAACTGGAAAAACGGATCCAAATCGAGCACGGTGTCGATCCGGATCAACTGCAAGCGAACCTCAACGACATGGATACTCGTCCCGATCGTTGGACCGTTTTCTTGGCGTTGCTGATGCCGCTTGAGAATGTTCGCGAGAATCCAAGGTTTCATCCCGAAGGCGACGTGCTTCATCACAGCTTGCAGGTCTACGACCTTGCCAAAGACGAAGCCGCCTATGACGAGGACTTTTTATTGGCTGCCCTGTTGCACGATGTCGGCAAGGCGATCGATCCCGGCGATCACGTTGCTGCGGGTTTGGAAGCACTCGATGGATTCGTTTCCGAGCGGACTGAGTGGTTGATCCATCACCACATGGACGCGCACAAAATCCGCGATCACTCGCTGGGTGCACGTCGGCGGCGACGTTTGGCCGAGCACCCTTGGTTCGATGATCTGATGCGGCTAAACGATTGTGACGTCGCCGGTCGAGTTGCCGGCGCCGAGACATCGTCGTTGGAAGAAGCTCTCGACTACATCGAACAACTCGAAGACATGTTCGGCTGA
- the ribA gene encoding GTP cyclohydrolase II, which yields MPKATMLPELNTVPEAVEAIRAGEIVIVVDAEDRENEGDYICAAEKATPQAINFMLSGRGQLCVSILPDVAKKLELSPVVAQNDAPLKTAFMTPIDIRTAKTGITAGERAETIRALASSDCKVDDFVRPGHVYPLLAKQGGVLRRAGHTEAAMDLARMAGLAPVAALCEILDDSGDRATREGLFAIAKKHNLKIISIEQLIAHRRVSEKLITRNAEAELPTKYGNFKIVVYGVDYEAQEPIALVFGDLSTEGVPALVRMHSSCFTGDLISSLRCDCGDQLHMALKMISSEGRGALIYLPQEGRGIGLAQKIRAYALQDKGMDTVEANHALGFKADMRDYGIGLQILKDLGLSEVRLLTNNPKKTEAFNLRGFDLRVVDQVPIVSDVNEYNQKYLDTKRDKMGHKLPGR from the coding sequence ATGCCGAAAGCCACTATGTTGCCCGAACTCAATACCGTTCCCGAAGCCGTCGAGGCCATCCGTGCTGGCGAGATTGTGATTGTCGTCGATGCCGAAGATCGCGAGAACGAAGGCGACTACATCTGTGCCGCTGAAAAGGCGACTCCGCAAGCAATCAATTTTATGTTGTCCGGCCGCGGGCAATTATGTGTTTCGATCTTGCCCGATGTGGCCAAGAAACTGGAACTCAGCCCGGTCGTTGCCCAAAATGATGCACCGCTCAAGACGGCGTTCATGACACCGATCGATATTCGCACTGCCAAGACTGGCATCACGGCTGGCGAACGGGCTGAGACGATTCGAGCGCTTGCATCCTCTGACTGCAAAGTCGACGATTTCGTCCGTCCGGGTCACGTGTACCCGTTGCTGGCGAAACAGGGTGGCGTGTTGCGTCGAGCCGGTCACACCGAAGCGGCGATGGATTTGGCCCGGATGGCTGGCCTTGCGCCCGTGGCGGCATTGTGCGAAATCCTGGACGACTCGGGCGACCGCGCGACGCGCGAGGGGTTGTTTGCGATCGCAAAGAAACACAACCTGAAAATCATTAGCATTGAGCAACTGATTGCGCATCGCCGAGTCAGCGAGAAGTTGATCACTCGAAACGCCGAAGCCGAACTGCCAACGAAGTACGGTAATTTCAAGATCGTCGTCTACGGTGTCGACTACGAAGCCCAAGAACCGATCGCGCTGGTGTTCGGTGACTTGTCGACCGAAGGCGTTCCGGCGCTGGTTCGAATGCACAGCAGTTGCTTTACGGGCGATTTGATTTCGTCGCTGCGCTGTGATTGTGGCGACCAACTGCATATGGCGCTGAAAATGATTTCAAGCGAGGGCCGTGGAGCCCTGATTTACTTGCCGCAAGAAGGCCGAGGCATCGGACTTGCCCAGAAAATTCGCGCGTACGCATTGCAAGACAAAGGCATGGACACAGTCGAAGCGAATCACGCGCTCGGCTTCAAAGCCGACATGCGAGACTACGGTATCGGTTTGCAAATCTTGAAGGATCTCGGTTTGAGCGAAGTCCGTTTGCTAACCAACAATCCCAAAAAGACCGAAGCCTTCAATCTGCGCGGCTTCGACTTGCGAGTCGTCGACCAGGTCCCGATCGTGTCCGACGTCAACGAGTACAATCAAAAGTACTTGGACACGAAACGTGACAAGATGGGGCACAAGTTACCGGGCCGGTAA
- a CDS encoding alpha/beta hydrolase: MTTRRAVIACLSLIVATAAMGDGTATTDQESSEIRITANQRYSDSEGRAGLCDVFSPAGPPPPTGYPAVIVVHGGGWISGDKWTVAGYSRMLAERGFVVISINYRLAPTFKFPSQVDDVRSAMLWTKSHAEEWSVDLNRLGAFGYSAGGHLTALVASLADEPIDAQAAASDWSKSDPRWTQLPKINAICVGGPPCDFRALPIDNQTLAYFLGGSRREKPSVYEAASPSAHTSKADPVTQIIHGDSDSIVPISGSKEFHAAQVAAGVDSRMQVMPQQGHMMTFMNPKTSTIVVEFFNEVLMPKSQ, encoded by the coding sequence TTGACAACTCGCCGCGCCGTGATCGCTTGTCTGTCACTGATCGTTGCTACGGCGGCCATGGGTGATGGCACGGCGACGACAGATCAAGAGAGCTCTGAGATCCGAATCACTGCGAATCAGCGATACAGTGACAGCGAGGGAAGAGCCGGGCTGTGTGACGTCTTTTCCCCGGCCGGTCCGCCACCACCGACCGGTTACCCGGCCGTCATCGTGGTCCACGGAGGCGGCTGGATCAGCGGCGACAAATGGACCGTCGCCGGATACAGTCGAATGTTGGCCGAACGAGGTTTCGTGGTCATCAGCATCAACTATCGGTTGGCGCCGACGTTCAAATTTCCATCGCAAGTCGACGATGTCCGCTCGGCCATGCTGTGGACCAAATCACACGCGGAAGAGTGGTCCGTCGACCTGAACCGATTGGGGGCATTCGGATATTCGGCGGGCGGGCATCTGACGGCCTTAGTGGCGTCCCTTGCCGATGAACCCATCGACGCACAGGCTGCCGCAAGCGATTGGTCCAAATCGGATCCACGCTGGACTCAGTTGCCAAAGATCAACGCAATTTGCGTCGGTGGCCCGCCATGCGACTTTCGCGCGTTGCCGATCGACAATCAAACGCTGGCGTACTTTCTGGGAGGATCACGACGCGAGAAACCGAGCGTCTACGAAGCTGCATCGCCGTCGGCTCATACGTCCAAAGCCGACCCGGTCACTCAAATCATTCATGGCGACTCGGATTCGATCGTACCGATCAGTGGCAGCAAAGAATTCCACGCCGCTCAGGTTGCCGCCGGTGTCGACAGCCGCATGCAAGTGATGCCGCAACAGGGTCACATGATGACGTTCATGAACCCCAAGACCAGTACAATCGTGGTCGAATTCTTCAACGAAGTGCTGATGCCAAAATCGCAGTAA